A region of Rhodoferax potami DNA encodes the following proteins:
- a CDS encoding ATP-binding cassette domain-containing protein codes for MTTPNSTFFEVDRLYKRYGDAEVVKDLSFSIAPGECLGVIGPNGAGKTTTIRMCLGHTLPDGGTITAMGLQMPHEAMAIKAQLGVVTQFDTLDPDFTCAENLLVYGRYFGMKDAAIKARIPQLLEFAALTHKANAKPGELSGGMRRRLSLARALVNDPKLLLLDEPTTGLDPQARHLMWERLQVLLQQGKSILLTTHFMDEAERLCNRLLVLDHGKKIAEGTPRDLIAAHLEPDVVEVFGVGAHALLDSPLRSLAARVEVSGETVFFYTQDSAQLLQALVAYPQLRTLHRPANLEDLFLKLTGRQIREDA; via the coding sequence ATGACAACACCGAACTCCACTTTTTTCGAGGTCGACCGCCTCTACAAGCGCTATGGCGATGCCGAGGTCGTCAAAGACCTGAGCTTCAGCATCGCACCGGGCGAGTGCCTGGGTGTGATCGGCCCCAACGGTGCCGGCAAAACCACCACCATCCGCATGTGCTTGGGCCACACCCTGCCCGATGGGGGCACGATCACTGCGATGGGTTTGCAGATGCCCCATGAGGCGATGGCCATCAAAGCGCAACTGGGCGTGGTGACCCAGTTCGATACCCTGGACCCGGACTTCACTTGCGCCGAGAACCTGCTGGTTTATGGCCGCTACTTTGGCATGAAGGACGCTGCCATCAAGGCCCGGATTCCGCAGCTGCTGGAGTTTGCGGCTCTGACCCACAAGGCCAACGCCAAACCCGGCGAACTGTCCGGCGGCATGCGCCGCCGCCTGAGCTTGGCCCGCGCACTGGTGAACGACCCCAAGCTGCTGCTGCTCGACGAGCCCACCACCGGCTTGGACCCGCAGGCCCGCCACCTCATGTGGGAGCGCTTGCAGGTGCTGCTACAGCAAGGCAAGTCGATCCTGCTGACCACCCACTTCATGGACGAGGCCGAGCGCCTGTGCAACCGCCTGCTGGTGCTGGACCATGGCAAAAAGATTGCCGAAGGCACCCCGCGCGACCTGATTGCCGCCCACCTAGAGCCTGATGTGGTAGAGGTGTTCGGCGTTGGCGCCCACGCGCTGCTAGACAGCCCCTTGCGTAGTTTGGCTGCGCGGGTGGAGGTGAGCGGCGAAACCGTCTTCTTCTACACCCAGGACTCCGCCCAGTTGCTGCAGGCGTTGGTCGCTTATCCGCAGTTGCGCACCCTGCACCGCCCGGCCAACCTGGAAGACCTGTTTTTGAAATTGACCGGACGCCAGATCCGGGAGGACGCCTGA
- a CDS encoding Lrp/AsnC family transcriptional regulator, whose translation METPLDPFDRKILEFVQRDCQVNAEVIAEAVGLSASAVQRRLRRLRAEKVITAEVAIVDPQVVGQRMQFIAGIELKDNYEALPRIRVWVQKEPEVQQLFYVTGAVDLVMVILSKSVKEYDALSARLMAEVPQVIRMTTNVVIDAMKSDLYVPVDE comes from the coding sequence ATGGAAACGCCTTTGGACCCCTTTGACCGGAAAATTCTGGAGTTCGTGCAACGCGATTGCCAAGTCAATGCAGAAGTGATTGCCGAGGCCGTCGGCCTGTCCGCATCCGCGGTGCAACGCCGCCTGCGCCGGTTGCGGGCGGAGAAGGTGATTACGGCCGAGGTAGCCATCGTGGACCCGCAGGTGGTGGGCCAGCGCATGCAGTTCATCGCCGGCATCGAGCTCAAAGACAACTACGAGGCCCTGCCCCGCATCCGCGTATGGGTGCAAAAAGAGCCTGAAGTGCAGCAGCTCTTTTACGTCACCGGCGCGGTCGACCTGGTGATGGTCATCCTGAGCAAAAGCGTGAAGGAGTACGACGCTCTCTCCGCCCGACTCATGGCCGAAGTGCCCCAGGTGATTCGCATGACCACCAATGTGGTGATCGATGCAATGAAATCCGACCTCTATGTGCCGGTGGACGAATAA
- a CDS encoding cysteine-rich CWC family protein → MKHSVCELRAADGYTANTMTTPPTINPQVCPVCGKANQCAMELAKSTGQAQGPCWCTQVSFSAELLGRIPPQAQGLACVCADCATQSGAAPSD, encoded by the coding sequence ATGAAGCACTCCGTGTGTGAGCTGCGGGCAGCGGATGGCTACACTGCCAACACCATGACCACTCCGCCAACCATCAACCCTCAAGTGTGCCCTGTGTGCGGCAAGGCGAACCAGTGCGCCATGGAGCTTGCGAAATCTACCGGCCAAGCGCAAGGCCCTTGCTGGTGCACGCAGGTGAGTTTCAGCGCAGAACTACTCGGCCGCATTCCCCCGCAAGCTCAGGGTTTGGCCTGCGTCTGCGCAGATTGCGCTACTCAATCTGGTGCAGCGCCGTCAGATTGA
- a CDS encoding AMP nucleosidase translates to MTSHPSFIAPARFTDAAAALAQVHAIYDQSIAHLRQAMQRFVAGEDLGGHVRACYPLVRIHTDTVSRKAAADIACLSYGFVAGPGRFETTLTRPDLYHRYYLEQFRLLLQNHGGEIEVATSNQPIPVHFSFAEHDHVEGQMSAERRTLMRDVFDLPDLAAMDDGIANGTYQPRPGEPLPLSLFTAPRMDYSLHRLRHYTGTGPEHFQNFVLFTNYQFYIDEFIALGRKAMQDPDSEYIAFVEPGNMVTRRVGLPAEAADALGKEPPRLPQMPGYHLVRADNAGITMVNIGVGPANAKNITDHIAVLRPHAWIMLGHCAGLRNSQQLGDYVLAHGYVREDHVLDEELPLWVPIPALAEIQVALEQAVADVTQVSGSALKSIMRTGTVASTDNRNWELLPDNQPQRRFSQSRAVALDMESATIAANGFRFRVPYGTLLCVSDKPLHGEIKLPGMANHFYRERVDQHLRIGIRALELLRSQGIDQLHSRKLRSFAEVAFQ, encoded by the coding sequence ATGACCAGCCATCCCTCTTTCATCGCACCCGCCCGATTCACCGACGCCGCCGCTGCGCTGGCGCAGGTTCACGCCATTTACGACCAAAGCATCGCCCATCTGCGCCAAGCGATGCAACGATTTGTGGCCGGCGAGGATCTGGGTGGCCATGTGCGCGCCTGCTACCCGCTGGTGCGCATCCACACCGACACCGTGTCGCGCAAGGCGGCGGCCGACATTGCTTGCCTGAGCTACGGCTTTGTGGCAGGCCCCGGCCGTTTTGAGACCACGCTCACGCGGCCTGACCTGTACCACCGCTACTACCTTGAGCAGTTCCGCTTGCTGCTGCAAAACCACGGCGGTGAAATTGAGGTGGCCACCAGCAACCAGCCGATTCCGGTGCACTTTTCGTTTGCAGAGCATGACCATGTGGAAGGCCAGATGAGCGCCGAGCGCCGCACCCTGATGCGCGATGTGTTCGACCTGCCCGACCTCGCCGCCATGGACGACGGCATTGCCAACGGCACCTACCAGCCCCGCCCGGGCGAGCCCCTGCCGCTGTCGCTGTTCACCGCGCCGCGCATGGACTATTCGCTGCACCGCTTGCGCCACTACACCGGCACCGGCCCGGAGCACTTCCAGAACTTTGTGCTTTTCACCAACTACCAGTTCTACATCGACGAGTTCATCGCGCTGGGCCGCAAAGCCATGCAGGACCCGGACAGCGAATACATCGCTTTTGTGGAGCCCGGCAACATGGTCACCCGCCGGGTCGGTCTGCCGGCAGAGGCCGCAGACGCACTGGGCAAAGAGCCCCCCCGCCTGCCTCAAATGCCCGGCTACCATCTGGTCCGGGCCGACAACGCGGGCATCACCATGGTGAACATCGGCGTGGGTCCGGCCAACGCCAAAAACATCACCGACCATATTGCCGTGCTGCGGCCGCATGCGTGGATCATGCTGGGCCACTGCGCCGGCCTGCGCAACAGCCAGCAGCTGGGCGACTATGTGCTGGCCCATGGCTATGTGCGCGAAGACCATGTGCTGGACGAAGAGCTGCCGCTGTGGGTGCCGATTCCAGCCCTCGCGGAGATCCAGGTGGCATTGGAGCAAGCCGTGGCCGATGTGACGCAGGTCAGCGGCAGCGCACTCAAGAGCATCATGCGCACCGGCACCGTGGCCAGCACCGACAACCGCAACTGGGAGCTGCTGCCCGACAACCAGCCCCAGCGCCGCTTCAGCCAAAGCCGCGCGGTGGCGCTGGACATGGAGAGCGCCACGATTGCTGCCAACGGCTTCCGCTTTCGGGTGCCCTATGGCACCTTGCTGTGCGTGAGCGACAAGCCGTTGCACGGCGAAATCAAGCTGCCCGGTATGGCCAACCACTTCTACCGGGAGCGGGTAGATCAGCATTTACGCATCGGCATCCGCGCGCTAGAACTGCTGCGCTCACAAGGTATAGACCAGTTGCACAGCCGCAAGCTGCGCAGTTTTGCGGAAGTGGCATTTCAATAA
- a CDS encoding potassium channel family protein — protein sequence MRKVKLHKLVIGRRGLAYSLGLCMLILGIGGLGFWVLEPRAETYSDGLWLAFTTAATVGYGDIVPSTHASRFFAVLVVLMGLAVLSLVTASVAAMLVEVEERAVDSELLREIHALRLEVRHLREEVHAQQTASGKEKADAP from the coding sequence ATGCGCAAAGTCAAACTCCACAAACTCGTGATCGGCCGCCGGGGTCTGGCGTATTCGCTGGGGCTGTGCATGTTGATTTTGGGCATCGGGGGCCTGGGCTTCTGGGTGCTGGAGCCACGCGCAGAAACCTATAGCGACGGCTTGTGGCTGGCTTTCACGACGGCGGCGACCGTGGGCTATGGCGATATTGTGCCCAGCACACACGCTTCACGCTTTTTTGCGGTGCTGGTGGTACTCATGGGGCTGGCGGTGCTGTCGCTGGTGACCGCGTCGGTAGCGGCCATGCTGGTGGAGGTGGAAGAGCGCGCGGTGGACAGTGAGTTGCTGCGCGAAATCCATGCCCTGCGCCTGGAGGTGCGGCACTTGCGCGAGGAGGTGCATGCACAGCAAACTGCAAGCGGCAAAGAAAAAGCCGACGCGCCCTGA
- a CDS encoding MarR family winged helix-turn-helix transcriptional regulator: protein MPSKRTLPANDAALRLDNQLCFALYSASLAMTKLYKPLLDALQLTYPQYLVMLVLWETDGLSVSALGERLFLDSGTLTPLLKRMEASGLLRRQRSAQDERRVEVFVSPEGRALKAKAISIPACVVAASGCPVPELMALTGQVQTLRDRLTGSHG from the coding sequence ATGCCCAGCAAACGCACCCTCCCTGCCAATGACGCCGCCCTGCGGCTGGACAACCAGTTGTGCTTTGCGCTGTACTCCGCATCGCTGGCCATGACCAAGCTGTACAAGCCCTTGCTGGACGCCCTGCAGCTGACATACCCGCAATACCTGGTCATGCTGGTGCTGTGGGAGACCGATGGTCTGAGCGTTTCTGCCTTGGGCGAGCGCCTGTTCCTTGACTCCGGAACGCTCACGCCCTTGCTAAAGCGCATGGAGGCCAGCGGCCTGTTGCGCCGTCAGCGCAGTGCCCAAGACGAGCGCCGTGTGGAAGTGTTTGTAAGCCCCGAAGGCCGCGCCCTGAAAGCCAAGGCCATCAGCATCCCGGCTTGTGTCGTGGCCGCCAGCGGCTGCCCCGTGCCGGAGCTCATGGCTCTCACTGGACAAGTTCAAACCCTGCGTGACCGGCTGACCGGCTCACACGGTTAA
- a CDS encoding organic hydroperoxide resistance protein produces the protein MVNKIEKVIYTAHATSTGGRDGTTRTSDSLLDLKLAVPKEMGGAGGGVNPEQLFASGYSACFIGAMKFVAGTQKIALPADTSINASVGIGQIPQGFGIEVALEVSIPGMDRAAAEALVAKAHEVCPYSNATRGNIEVSITIV, from the coding sequence ATGGTCAACAAGATCGAAAAAGTCATCTACACCGCCCACGCCACCTCCACTGGCGGCCGTGACGGCACCACACGCACTTCCGACAGCCTGTTGGACCTGAAGCTGGCAGTGCCGAAAGAAATGGGTGGCGCTGGCGGCGGTGTGAACCCTGAGCAGCTGTTTGCTTCCGGCTACAGCGCTTGCTTCATTGGCGCCATGAAGTTTGTGGCCGGCACCCAGAAGATAGCCCTGCCTGCGGACACCAGCATCAACGCATCGGTAGGCATCGGCCAGATCCCCCAAGGCTTCGGCATTGAAGTCGCCCTGGAAGTCAGCATCCCCGGCATGGACCGCGCTGCTGCGGAAGCCTTGGTGGCCAAAGCCCACGAAGTCTGCCCCTACTCCAACGCGACACGCGGCAACATCGAAGTGAGCATCACGATCGTTTAA
- a CDS encoding ABC transporter permease, whose translation MSTPTTARLLKPQSIWRTPELSMRFWPVFLRNLLVWRKLAIPSLVGNIAEPLMWLVAFGYGMGALVGQITVNGQQVPYILFLASGSICMSAMQSASFEALYSAFSRMHVQKTWDGIMNAPVSLDNVVLAEMLWAAFKSLFTVTAILGVMLVLGISHSPKLLVAWPILLGVGITFSCIALIFNALAKGYDFFTYYFTLFLTPMMFLSGVFFPLDQLPSAVRVVADWLPLSNAVALVRPLFMDQWPADAVRHLAVLAAYAVVSFWVALALTRKRFAK comes from the coding sequence ATGAGCACCCCCACAACTGCCCGCCTTCTCAAACCCCAGAGCATCTGGCGCACGCCCGAGCTATCCATGCGCTTCTGGCCGGTGTTTTTGCGCAACCTGCTGGTCTGGCGCAAGCTGGCCATCCCCAGCCTGGTGGGCAATATTGCCGAGCCGCTGATGTGGCTGGTCGCCTTCGGCTACGGCATGGGTGCGCTGGTCGGGCAGATCACGGTGAACGGGCAGCAAGTGCCCTACATCCTGTTTCTGGCCAGCGGCTCGATTTGCATGAGCGCCATGCAGTCTGCCTCGTTTGAGGCTTTGTACTCCGCCTTCAGCCGCATGCATGTGCAAAAGACCTGGGACGGCATCATGAACGCCCCCGTGAGCCTGGACAACGTGGTACTGGCCGAAATGCTGTGGGCGGCTTTCAAGTCGCTGTTCACTGTGACGGCCATCTTGGGTGTGATGTTGGTGCTCGGTATCAGCCACAGTCCCAAGCTGCTGGTGGCCTGGCCCATATTGCTGGGGGTGGGCATTACATTTAGTTGCATTGCGCTGATCTTCAATGCGCTGGCCAAGGGCTACGACTTTTTCACCTACTACTTCACGCTGTTCCTCACGCCCATGATGTTTTTGAGTGGTGTGTTTTTTCCCTTGGATCAATTGCCATCTGCGGTGCGGGTCGTCGCCGACTGGTTGCCCTTGTCCAACGCGGTGGCCTTAGTGCGACCGCTGTTCATGGATCAGTGGCCTGCGGATGCGGTGCGGCATCTGGCGGTACTGGCGGCCTATGCTGTGGTGTCGTTTTGGGTGGCGTTGGCGCTTACGCGGAAGCGGTTTGCCAAATGA
- a CDS encoding metallophosphoesterase family protein, whose protein sequence is MRLALLSDIHGNLQALEACLAHARAQKAQRFAFLGDMVGYGAQPAEVVQRIMLLTEEGAIVLKGNHDAMAVAPPAVPKTIGDSTADWTHRQLSSSQREWIAALPLTHHMDTVLLVHASVDAPELWRYVYDERSATESLNAAGALPDVRYVFGGHVHLQSLYYRGTSGLMKFTPQAGVAVPVPKHRHWLSTVGSVGQPRDGKPEAMYTLLDTERQQLTFYRVPYDHFAAATAIRAAGLPDFFAQRLEQGR, encoded by the coding sequence ATGAGATTGGCTTTGTTGTCCGACATACACGGCAACCTGCAGGCATTGGAAGCCTGCCTGGCCCATGCACGCGCGCAAAAAGCACAGCGATTTGCATTCTTGGGGGACATGGTGGGTTACGGCGCACAGCCGGCAGAGGTGGTGCAGCGCATCATGCTGCTCACCGAAGAAGGCGCCATCGTGCTCAAGGGCAACCATGACGCCATGGCGGTCGCACCCCCTGCAGTACCCAAAACCATCGGCGACAGCACCGCCGACTGGACGCACCGGCAACTCAGCAGCAGCCAACGGGAATGGATCGCCGCCCTGCCCCTGACCCACCACATGGACACGGTGCTGCTCGTACACGCCAGTGTGGACGCCCCGGAACTCTGGCGCTATGTGTACGATGAGCGCAGTGCCACCGAGAGCCTGAACGCTGCCGGCGCGCTACCCGATGTGCGCTATGTGTTCGGCGGCCATGTGCATTTGCAAAGCCTGTACTACCGGGGCACCAGCGGGCTGATGAAGTTCACCCCGCAGGCTGGTGTGGCCGTACCGGTGCCCAAACACCGGCACTGGCTGAGCACCGTGGGCTCGGTCGGCCAGCCGCGCGACGGCAAGCCTGAAGCCATGTACACCCTCCTCGACACCGAGCGCCAACAGCTGACCTTTTACCGGGTGCCGTATGACCATTTCGCGGCGGCCACGGCCATCCGCGCAGCGGGCCTGCCGGATTTCTTCGCCCAGCGCCTGGAGCAAGGCCGATGA
- a CDS encoding CYTH domain-containing protein has translation MGIEIERKFLVSGDAWRNDSGVLYRQGYLNRDKARTVRVRLAGDAAYLTVKGQSTGASRAEFEYPIPCADAVALLALCDGPLIEKTRYIVLHAGMRWEVDEFAGDNAGLVVAELELASEDQAFEHPAWLGAEVTHDARYFNSNLATHPFRAW, from the coding sequence ATGGGGATTGAGATCGAACGCAAGTTTTTGGTGAGCGGGGACGCTTGGCGCAACGACAGTGGCGTGTTGTACCGGCAGGGCTACCTGAATCGGGACAAAGCACGCACGGTACGGGTGCGCCTGGCTGGGGATGCTGCTTATCTAACCGTCAAGGGCCAAAGTACCGGCGCCAGTCGGGCTGAGTTTGAGTACCCGATCCCGTGCGCGGATGCGGTTGCGCTTCTGGCTTTGTGCGATGGCCCCTTGATTGAGAAGACCCGCTACATCGTGCTGCATGCCGGCATGCGCTGGGAGGTCGACGAGTTTGCGGGCGACAACGCGGGCTTGGTGGTCGCAGAACTGGAGCTGGCGTCCGAAGACCAGGCCTTTGAGCACCCCGCTTGGCTGGGCGCAGAGGTCACCCACGATGCCCGCTATTTCAACTCCAACCTCGCAACACACCCTTTCAGGGCTTGGTGA